A section of the Oncorhynchus nerka isolate Pitt River linkage group LG3, Oner_Uvic_2.0, whole genome shotgun sequence genome encodes:
- the LOC115102421 gene encoding phosphatidylinositol-3-phosphatase SAC1-B has translation MATAYEKFNLHTTPEKFYIEACDDGSNDVLSIDRVSTEMILTVRKDIPPHAVTRPICGIMGTIRLVAGTYLIVITKKKKVGDLLGHAVWKAMDFDVISYKKTVLHLTDNQMQDNKAFLSMINSVLLTDGFYFATDYDLTHTLQRLANTSPEFQEMSLLERADQRFVWNGHLLREFMPQPELHRFAFPVVHGFIVMKSCCINGKIFDWNIISRRSCFRAGVRYYVRGIDSEGHAANFVETEQIVQYSGGKASFVQTRGSIPFYWSQRPNLKYKPKPQISKTIDHLDGFQRHFDSQIIIYGKQVILNLIDQKGSEKQLEQAFDKMVSSLGNGMVKYIAFDFHKECSRMRWHRLQILVDMVTEMQDEYGYFLVDVDGNVLVQQEGMFRSNCMDCLDRTNVIQSLLARRSLQSQLERLGVLHMGQRIEDQADFEKIYKNAWADNANACAKQYAGTGALKTDFTRTGKRTQWGLVMDGWNSMIRYYKNNFSDGFRQDSIDLFLGNYAIDEADMTTPLHETKDWKFLTLPIIMVVAFSMCIICLLMAGDTWTETLAYVLFWGTASFVTAGVILFNGREFVDSPKLVQKEKMD, from the exons ATGGCGACCGCCTACGAGAAATTCAACCT GCACACTACCCCAGAGAAGTTTTATATTGAGGCATGTGATGACGGCTCCAATGATGTATTGTCCATTGACAGGGTGTCCACAGAAATGATCCTCACCG tgaGGAAGGACATTCCTCCCCATGCGGTCACCAGGCCAATATGTGGGATCATGGGAACTATCCGTCTGGTGGCAG GCACGTACCTCATCGTTATCACAAAGAAGAAGAAGGTGGGTGACCTGTTGGGCCATGCCGTGTGGAAGGCTATGGACTTTGACGTTATCTCTTACAAGAAGACTGTGCTGCACCTGACAGACAACCAG ATGCAGGACAACAAAGCCTTCCTGTCCATGATCAACAGTGTTCTGCTCACAGACGGCTTCTACTTTGCTACAGACTACGACCTGACCCACACTCTGCAGAGACTTGCCAACACCAGTCCTGAGTTCCAGGAGATGAGCCTGCTGGAAAGG GCAGATCAGCGGTTTGTGTGGAATGGTCACCTGTTGAGAGAATTCATGCCACAGCCAGAG CTGCACAGGTTtgcttttcctgttgtccacggcT TCATCGTTATGAAGTCCTGCTGCATCAATGGGAAGATCTTTGACTGGAACATCATCTCCAGGCGGAGCTGCTTCAGGGCTGGAGTACGTTACTACGTCAGAG GCATTGACTCAGAGGGTCATGCAGCTAACTTTGTGGAGACGGAGCAGATTGTCCAGTACAGCGGGGGCAAGGCCTCATTCGTACAGACCCGAGGCTCCATCCCCTTCTACTGGTCCCAAAGACCCAACCTCAAGTACAAACCAAAACCTCAGATCAGCAAAACCATTGACCAT CTGGATGGCTTCCAAAGGCATTTTGACTCGCAGATCATCATTTATGGAAAGCAAGTGATTTTAAATCTGATCGACCAGAAAGGCTCAGAGAAACAATTGGAACAGGCCTTTGACAAAATGGTGTCCAGCTTGGGCAATGGCATGGTCAA GTACATAGCGTTTGACTTCCACAAGGAATGCAGTCGGATGAGGTGGCATCGCCTGCAGATCTTAGTCGATATGGTGACAGAGATGCAGGACGAGTATGG GTACTTCCTGGTTGATGTGGATGGGAACGTTCTGGTGCAACAGGAAGGGATGTTCCGCAGTAACTGCATGGACTGTCTGGACCGTACCAACGTCATCCAGAGTCTGCTGGCACGACGCTCACTGCAGTCACAGCTGGAG CGACTGGGAGTTCTCCACATGGGCCAGAGGATTGAAGATCAGGCCGACTTTGAGAAGATCTACAAAAATG CGTGGGCAGACAATGCCAATGCGTGTGCCAAGCAGTATGCTGGCACAGGGGCCTTGAAGACAGACTTCACAAG AACAGGGAAGAGGACACAATGGGGGCTGGTGATGGACGGCTGGAACTCCATGATCAGATACTACAAGAACAACTTCTCAGACGGCTTCAGACag GACTCTATTGATCTGTTCCTGGGTAACTATGCCATTGATGAGGCAGACATGACCACACCCCTTCACGAGACCAAAGACTGGAAGTTCCTCACG ttGCCCATTATCATGGTTGTGGCATTCTCCATGTGTATCATCTGCCTCCTCATGGCTG gtgacACGTGGACGGAGACCCTGGCGTATGTGCTGTTCTGGGGCACAGCTAGCTTCGTGACGGCTGGCGTCATCCTCTTCAACGGTCGGGAGTTTGTAGACTCGCCCAAGCTGGTCCAGAAGGAGAAGATGGACTGA